One genomic segment of Stenotrophomonas sp. 704A1 includes these proteins:
- a CDS encoding non-oxidative hydroxyarylic acid decarboxylases subunit B, giving the protein MDSTCSNYKPESGQYGAAGLRLVVGMTGATGAILGVRFLQALHGLGVETHLIVSKWARATLQMETDHKVDEVLALAHKVYSERDQAAAISSGSFHTDGMVVVPCSMKTLAAIRMGYADELVARAADVTLKERRRLVLVPREAPLNAIHLENMLALTQAGAQMLPPMPAFYNRPETVDDIVNHIISRLLDQFGLDNDLTRRWSGARTLTKETP; this is encoded by the coding sequence ATGGATAGTACGTGTTCAAACTATAAACCCGAGAGCGGGCAGTACGGCGCAGCAGGCCTGCGCCTGGTGGTGGGCATGACCGGTGCCACCGGGGCGATTCTGGGCGTGCGCTTCCTGCAGGCCCTGCACGGGCTGGGCGTGGAAACCCACCTCATCGTCTCCAAATGGGCCCGCGCCACGCTGCAGATGGAAACCGACCACAAGGTGGACGAGGTGCTTGCGCTGGCGCACAAGGTCTACAGCGAGCGCGACCAGGCCGCGGCCATTTCCAGCGGCTCGTTCCACACCGACGGCATGGTCGTGGTCCCGTGCAGCATGAAGACCCTGGCCGCGATCCGCATGGGCTACGCCGATGAACTGGTGGCGCGGGCAGCCGACGTGACCCTGAAGGAACGGCGCCGCCTGGTGCTGGTGCCGCGCGAGGCACCGCTCAACGCCATTCACCTCGAAAACATGCTGGCCCTTACCCAGGCCGGCGCGCAGATGCTGCCGCCGATGCCCGCCTTCTACAACCGCCCCGAAACGGTGGACGACATCGTCAACCACATCATCTCGCGCCTGCTCGACCAGTTCGGTCTGGACAACGATCTGACCCGCCGCTGGAGCGGGGCGCGCACGCTTACCAAGGAGACACCATGA
- a CDS encoding GMC family oxidoreductase: MAIVKPKVDAVIVGMGWTGAILAKELTDAGLHVVALERGGDRDTQPDFAYPKVVDELEGSVHRRYLQSLSQETVTIRHKTSDTAVPYRQMGSFKPGTGVGGAGSHWSGAHFRPLPEDMKLRSNVEERYGKAFIPADMTIQDFPVTYAELEPHLHMFELVCGTSGKAGVVNGVVQPGGNPFEGSRSAEYPLGPNPNYLGGELFYKAAKEMGWHPYPIPASNASGPYVNPYGCQLGPCNACGFCSDYGCLNYSKASPNACILPVLRQRPKFELRTHSQVLKVNLDGSRSKATGVTYLDAQGREVEQPADMVLLCAFQLYNVHLMLLSGIGQPYDPESNTGTVGRNYSYQNLNRVVLFFDQTVQANGFIGIGGAGTTMDDLNGNQLDNAKAGFVGGGLVWARQPGAGPVRGINVPSGTPAWGAKWKKAAADNFRHNFYYEVQGACMSYRQHYLSLDPTYKDAFGRPLLRMTFDWHPNEIKASQFFVDKAMQMSRVLDPLSMSGDAKKDGERYNITKYQSTHTCGGAIMGADPKTSALNRYLQSWDVSNVFVIGANAFPQNNGYNPTGLVGGLAYWAATAIREKYLPDPGPLVQA, encoded by the coding sequence ATGGCAATCGTGAAACCGAAGGTCGACGCGGTCATTGTCGGCATGGGCTGGACGGGCGCGATCCTGGCCAAGGAACTGACCGACGCCGGCCTGCACGTGGTGGCGCTGGAGCGCGGCGGCGACCGCGATACCCAGCCTGATTTTGCCTACCCCAAGGTGGTGGACGAACTGGAAGGCTCGGTGCACCGCCGCTACCTGCAGAGCCTGTCGCAGGAAACGGTGACCATCCGCCACAAGACCTCCGATACGGCCGTGCCGTACCGGCAGATGGGGTCGTTCAAGCCGGGTACCGGCGTGGGCGGCGCCGGCAGCCACTGGTCCGGCGCGCATTTCCGCCCGCTGCCGGAAGACATGAAGCTGCGCAGCAACGTGGAAGAACGGTATGGCAAGGCCTTCATTCCGGCCGACATGACGATCCAGGATTTCCCGGTGACCTATGCCGAGCTGGAGCCGCACCTGCACATGTTCGAGCTGGTGTGCGGCACCTCCGGCAAGGCCGGCGTGGTCAATGGCGTGGTGCAGCCGGGCGGCAACCCGTTCGAGGGTTCGCGCTCGGCCGAGTACCCGCTGGGCCCCAACCCGAACTACCTGGGCGGCGAGCTGTTCTACAAGGCGGCCAAGGAAATGGGCTGGCACCCCTACCCCATCCCCGCTTCCAACGCGTCCGGTCCCTATGTGAACCCCTACGGCTGCCAGCTGGGGCCGTGCAATGCCTGTGGTTTCTGCAGCGATTACGGCTGCCTGAACTATTCCAAGGCCAGCCCGAACGCCTGCATCCTGCCGGTGCTGCGCCAGCGCCCGAAGTTCGAGCTGCGCACCCACTCGCAGGTGCTGAAGGTGAACCTGGACGGCAGCCGCAGCAAGGCCACCGGCGTGACCTACCTGGACGCGCAGGGCCGCGAAGTGGAGCAGCCGGCGGACATGGTGCTGCTGTGCGCGTTCCAGCTGTACAACGTGCACCTGATGCTGCTGTCGGGCATCGGCCAGCCTTACGACCCGGAAAGCAACACCGGCACGGTGGGCCGCAACTACTCCTACCAGAACCTCAACCGCGTGGTGCTGTTCTTCGACCAGACGGTGCAGGCCAACGGTTTCATCGGCATTGGCGGCGCCGGCACCACCATGGACGACCTCAATGGCAACCAGCTGGACAACGCCAAGGCCGGCTTCGTGGGCGGCGGCCTGGTGTGGGCGCGGCAGCCCGGTGCGGGCCCGGTGCGTGGCATCAACGTGCCCAGCGGCACGCCGGCCTGGGGCGCGAAGTGGAAGAAGGCGGCGGCGGACAACTTCCGCCACAACTTCTATTACGAGGTGCAGGGTGCGTGCATGTCCTACCGGCAGCACTACCTGAGCCTGGACCCCACCTACAAGGATGCCTTCGGCCGACCGCTGCTGCGCATGACCTTTGATTGGCACCCGAACGAGATCAAGGCCTCGCAGTTCTTCGTGGACAAAGCCATGCAGATGAGCAGGGTGCTGGACCCGCTGTCGATGAGCGGCGATGCCAAGAAGGATGGCGAGCGCTACAACATCACCAAGTACCAGAGCACGCACACCTGCGGTGGCGCGATCATGGGCGCGGACCCGAAGACGTCCGCGCTGAACCGCTACCTGCAGAGCTGGGATGTCTCCAACGTTTTCGTGATTGGCGCCAACGCGTTCCCGCAGAACAACGGCTACAACCCCACCGGGCTGGTGGGTGGGCTGGCGTACTGGGCAGCCACGGCGATCCGCGAAAAGTATCTGCCCGATCCGGGCCCGCTGGTACAGGCCTGA
- a CDS encoding UbiD family decarboxylase, with translation MTHYKDLRSYLDALDALGDLAHITREVDGDMEPGAITRLACETDAPAPLMENIRGVAAGFRILGAPAARSSRKDMPYARVALSLGLAPASTVPQIVDALLANRERPGIKPVRVDATTAPSRQHILRGDDANLDRFPIPFAHDSDGGRYANTWGMLIARTPDGRWTNWSIARVMKVDGKRMAGLMVPSQHIGQIWGEWVKLGKPMPYALVQGVAPAIACAAGIPIPADVDEADYVGALWGEGIEVVPGLSVDLDVPAHAEVVIEGHVSIERDCPEGPYGEYSGYLGSESSLQPTFHIETISYRDDPIWPLVVAGRPADESHTLWAMGMAADAMALLRAAGLPVTTAWAPEESAVHWFVVVVPNNWRELLPGTTTEQFARRVGEVLFSASSLVFIPKIFLVDEDIDPTKIADVAWALATRVHPQRRQVVFPAAKVVSLAHCYENDEYESGRGPKVVYDTLQLPIGEGRMRHASFAQGYSEDVRQRVLAHWADDMRTPR, from the coding sequence ATGACCCACTACAAAGACCTGCGCAGTTACCTGGACGCACTGGATGCGCTCGGCGACCTGGCCCACATCACCCGCGAAGTGGACGGCGACATGGAGCCGGGCGCGATCACCCGGCTGGCCTGCGAAACCGATGCACCGGCGCCATTGATGGAGAACATCCGCGGCGTCGCCGCAGGCTTCCGCATCCTCGGCGCACCGGCCGCGCGCTCCTCGCGCAAAGACATGCCGTATGCGCGCGTCGCGCTGTCGCTCGGCCTGGCGCCGGCATCGACCGTGCCGCAGATCGTCGATGCCCTGCTGGCCAACCGTGAACGCCCGGGCATCAAGCCGGTGCGCGTGGATGCCACCACCGCGCCGAGCCGCCAGCACATCCTGCGCGGCGACGACGCCAACCTCGACCGCTTCCCGATCCCGTTCGCGCACGACAGCGACGGCGGCCGCTATGCCAACACCTGGGGCATGCTGATCGCCAGGACCCCGGACGGCCGCTGGACCAACTGGTCCATCGCACGGGTCATGAAGGTGGACGGCAAGCGCATGGCCGGGCTGATGGTGCCCAGCCAGCACATCGGCCAGATCTGGGGCGAGTGGGTGAAGCTGGGCAAGCCGATGCCCTACGCGCTGGTGCAGGGCGTTGCCCCGGCCATCGCCTGCGCCGCCGGCATTCCCATTCCCGCCGATGTGGACGAAGCCGACTACGTCGGCGCGCTGTGGGGCGAGGGCATTGAAGTAGTGCCGGGCCTGAGCGTGGATCTGGACGTACCGGCGCATGCCGAGGTGGTGATCGAGGGCCACGTTTCCATCGAGCGCGACTGCCCCGAGGGCCCCTACGGCGAGTACTCCGGCTATCTTGGCAGCGAGTCGTCCCTGCAGCCGACCTTCCACATCGAGACCATCAGCTACCGTGACGACCCGATCTGGCCGCTGGTGGTGGCCGGCCGCCCTGCGGACGAGTCGCACACCCTCTGGGCGATGGGCATGGCGGCCGATGCGATGGCCCTGCTGCGTGCAGCCGGCCTGCCGGTGACCACCGCCTGGGCGCCCGAGGAATCGGCGGTGCACTGGTTCGTGGTGGTGGTGCCGAACAACTGGCGCGAACTGCTGCCCGGTACCACGACCGAACAGTTCGCGCGCAGGGTGGGCGAGGTCCTGTTCTCGGCCAGCTCGCTGGTGTTCATCCCCAAGATCTTCCTGGTGGACGAGGACATTGATCCAACGAAGATCGCCGACGTCGCCTGGGCACTGGCCACACGCGTGCATCCGCAGCGGCGCCAGGTGGTGTTCCCCGCTGCGAAGGTGGTCTCGCTGGCGCACTGCTACGAGAACGATGAGTACGAGAGCGGCCGCGGCCCGAAGGTGGTGTATGACACGCTGCAGCTGCCGATCGGCGAGGGGCGCATGCGCCACGCTTCCTTCGCGCAGGGCTACAGCGAAGACGTGCGCCAACGCGTGCTGGCCCACTGGGCCGATGACATGCGCACCCCGCGCTGA
- a CDS encoding RidA family protein encodes METSNRKTASFGVPWETAYGYVQAVRVDNSIFVSGQLSHTPEGRLVAPAALGADGKPANFDTMEAQMKRTYENAQVLLAELGGSLADVVEETLFVIDVPAAFAASGKVRPAVYGQPVPQVASNLIGVSALAFPEQLIEITFRAEVRS; translated from the coding sequence ATGGAAACCTCCAACCGCAAGACGGCCAGCTTCGGCGTACCGTGGGAAACGGCCTATGGTTATGTGCAGGCCGTACGCGTGGACAACTCGATCTTCGTGTCGGGCCAGCTCTCGCACACGCCGGAGGGGCGGCTGGTGGCGCCGGCCGCTCTAGGGGCCGATGGAAAGCCGGCCAACTTCGACACCATGGAGGCGCAGATGAAGCGGACCTATGAGAACGCGCAGGTGCTGCTGGCCGAGCTGGGCGGGTCGCTGGCGGATGTGGTGGAGGAAACCCTGTTCGTCATCGACGTGCCGGCCGCGTTCGCTGCCAGCGGCAAGGTGAGGCCCGCAGTCTATGGCCAGCCTGTCCCGCAGGTCGCCAGCAACCTGATCGGGGTTTCCGCGCTCGCCTTCCCTGAGCAGCTGATCGAGATCACCTTCCGCGCTGAAGTGCGCTCGTAG
- a CDS encoding fasciclin domain-containing protein, which yields MRSQIQRLALAAGITIACAAPSVFAADNPMVGGVPMYANKTIVENASTAKDLSTLVAAVKAAGLVDTLSGKGPFTVFAPTNQAFEKLPAGTVDTLLKPENKARLTQLLTYHVVPGSYTAAQLTAAARKQGDASTLKTVQGEPLTVKLQDGKVWVIDAKGGKASVTTADVKQSNGVVHVVDSVLMPR from the coding sequence ATGCGTAGCCAGATTCAGCGCCTTGCCCTTGCCGCCGGCATCACGATTGCCTGTGCAGCACCGTCCGTGTTTGCCGCCGATAACCCGATGGTGGGCGGCGTGCCGATGTACGCCAACAAGACCATCGTGGAGAACGCCTCCACCGCCAAGGATCTCAGCACGCTGGTGGCGGCGGTGAAGGCCGCCGGCCTGGTGGACACGCTCAGTGGCAAGGGCCCGTTCACGGTGTTCGCGCCCACCAACCAGGCGTTTGAGAAGCTGCCTGCCGGCACCGTGGATACGCTGTTGAAGCCGGAAAACAAGGCCAGGCTGACCCAGCTGCTGACCTACCACGTCGTGCCCGGCAGCTACACCGCTGCGCAGCTGACCGCTGCCGCACGCAAGCAGGGTGATGCCAGCACGCTGAAGACCGTGCAGGGCGAGCCGCTCACCGTGAAGCTGCAGGATGGCAAGGTGTGGGTGATCGATGCCAAGGGCGGCAAGGCGTCGGTGACCACCGCAGACGTGAAGCAGTCCAACGGCGTGGTGCACGTGGTGGATAGCGTGCTGATGCCCCGTTGA
- a CDS encoding gluconate 2-dehydrogenase subunit 3 family protein — MKDDPDHTPPALTRRRFFQGLTLIPVAAALPGCSLGDGPAQRSDGADAGAPYAPQFFNAAEWAFVVAACDRLIPSDEVGPGAVESGVPEFLDRHMQTPYAAGDIWYMQGPFLEAPSEFGYQGKLALRDILRVGIGAFDAHCRTQFQGKTFAQLDPAQQETLLKAAESGKLELDGISSKLFFSNLLGEVKNGYFADPKYGANKDMGAWKMIGYPGMRADYLDWIGVRDKAYPLPPVDLAGRRG, encoded by the coding sequence ATGAAAGACGACCCCGACCACACCCCGCCGGCGCTGACGCGCCGCCGTTTTTTCCAGGGTCTCACCCTGATTCCCGTCGCCGCCGCGCTGCCGGGCTGCAGCCTGGGCGACGGCCCGGCGCAACGCTCCGACGGGGCCGATGCGGGCGCGCCGTACGCCCCGCAGTTCTTCAACGCGGCGGAGTGGGCCTTCGTGGTGGCGGCCTGTGACCGGCTGATCCCCTCCGACGAAGTGGGCCCCGGGGCGGTGGAATCGGGGGTGCCCGAGTTCCTCGATCGCCACATGCAGACGCCCTACGCGGCCGGTGACATCTGGTACATGCAGGGCCCGTTCCTGGAAGCGCCGAGCGAATTCGGCTACCAGGGCAAGCTGGCGCTGCGCGACATCCTGCGGGTGGGCATCGGCGCCTTCGATGCGCACTGCCGCACGCAGTTCCAGGGCAAGACGTTCGCCCAGCTGGATCCTGCCCAACAGGAGACCCTGCTGAAGGCGGCCGAGAGCGGCAAGCTGGAACTGGACGGTATTTCCAGCAAGTTGTTCTTCTCCAACCTGCTCGGTGAGGTGAAGAACGGCTACTTCGCCGATCCGAAGTACGGCGCGAACAAGGACATGGGGGCCTGGAAGATGATCGGCTACCCCGGCATGCGCGCCGATTACCTGGATTGGATCGGCGTACGGGACAAGGCCTATCCCTTGCCGCCCGTGGATCTGGCTGGACGGAGAGGCTGA
- a CDS encoding cytochrome c: protein MKKLFLWIVAIGVVVLLAALAYAFVPTRTRVLADGPAADAALIERGRYLAAAGDCTACHTRPGGKPFAGGLPVASPLGNIYSTNITPDKDTGIGSYSLDDFDRAVRHGIAADGRTLYPAMPYPSYARITDDDVRALHAYFLHGDIAPVKQANMPVEITWPLSMRWPLAIWRKTFAPDAEAVAFDPGRYGDPQLARGAYLVQGLGHCGSCHTPRGFALQEKALDESGAAYLSGGQIIDGWNAVNLRGNPADGLGRWSEQDIVDTLQTGRNAHSTVVGTPMADVVVHSTQMLTEDDLRAMAVYLKQLPASGHDPSSFAASDATARKLQAGINDSRGAELFVDNCAACHRTDAHGYRNVFPSIAGNPTVLADDPTSVIRLLLHGSELPSTAKRPSNLGMPGFAERLSDEEIAQLATFVRQEFGNTASAVDAGQARKVRAQLEKERAHAVPAHDPSGADSEGKSAK, encoded by the coding sequence ATGAAAAAGCTGTTCCTCTGGATCGTGGCGATCGGCGTGGTCGTGCTGCTGGCCGCCCTCGCCTACGCCTTCGTGCCGACCCGCACCCGGGTGCTTGCCGATGGCCCTGCAGCGGACGCGGCCCTGATCGAGCGCGGCCGCTATCTGGCGGCGGCCGGCGACTGTACGGCCTGCCATACCCGGCCGGGCGGAAAGCCGTTCGCGGGTGGGCTGCCAGTGGCCTCGCCTCTGGGCAACATCTACAGCACCAACATCACCCCGGACAAGGACACCGGCATCGGCAGCTACTCGCTGGATGACTTCGACCGCGCGGTGCGCCACGGCATCGCAGCGGACGGCCGCACCCTGTACCCGGCCATGCCCTACCCCTCGTATGCGCGCATTACCGATGATGATGTGCGGGCGCTGCATGCCTACTTCCTGCACGGCGACATTGCTCCGGTGAAGCAAGCCAACATGCCGGTGGAGATCACCTGGCCGCTGTCGATGCGCTGGCCGTTGGCGATCTGGCGCAAGACTTTTGCCCCCGACGCAGAGGCGGTGGCTTTCGATCCGGGCCGCTACGGCGACCCGCAGCTGGCACGCGGTGCGTACCTGGTGCAGGGGCTGGGCCACTGCGGCAGCTGCCACACCCCGCGTGGATTCGCGCTGCAGGAGAAGGCGCTGGACGAATCCGGCGCTGCGTATCTGAGCGGCGGGCAGATCATCGATGGCTGGAACGCAGTGAACCTGCGCGGCAATCCGGCCGATGGCCTGGGCCGCTGGAGCGAGCAGGACATCGTGGACACGCTGCAGACCGGCCGCAACGCGCACAGCACGGTGGTGGGCACGCCGATGGCCGACGTGGTGGTGCACAGCACGCAGATGCTGACCGAGGACGATCTACGCGCCATGGCCGTCTACCTGAAGCAGCTGCCGGCCAGCGGCCACGATCCGTCCTCGTTTGCTGCCAGTGATGCGACGGCGCGCAAGCTGCAGGCTGGCATCAACGACAGCCGCGGTGCCGAGCTGTTCGTGGACAACTGCGCCGCCTGCCACCGCACCGATGCCCACGGTTACAGGAACGTGTTCCCCAGCATTGCCGGCAACCCGACCGTGCTGGCCGATGACCCGACATCGGTGATCCGCCTGCTGCTGCACGGCAGTGAACTGCCTTCCACTGCCAAGCGTCCGTCCAACCTGGGCATGCCGGGCTTCGCGGAGCGCCTGAGCGATGAAGAGATCGCCCAGCTGGCCACGTTCGTCCGCCAGGAGTTCGGCAACACGGCTTCTGCGGTGGATGCGGGGCAAGCCAGGAAGGTGCGGGCGCAGCTGGAAAAGGAGCGCGCGCATGCGGTGCCCGCACACGATCCGTCCGGGGCTGATTCGGAAGGGAAGTCTGCGAAGTAG
- a CDS encoding LysR family transcriptional regulator, producing MIDDLHELRTFERIVHGGSLSAAARELGVSLAVVSKRLTSLERRLKVRLLNRSTRRASLTDEGTLFLAHCRNVLDAVEAAEAALQQRQDVVAGVLRITAPNGFGRRHVVPAVRSFQKAHPGVRVHLSLRDEVVDLVGEGIELALRYGTLDDSRLVARQLAPNRRVLCASPEYLQRRGVPRRISDLQGHDCIASGNPPVSHWRFLEGGRTIAVPLDATTLCDDGEVAQLMAVQGAGIARKSIWDVAEDLQAGRLVEVLPDHALATSPLSAVHGPGKQLAPRVRVFLDHLLRHLRTTIAWRYATDA from the coding sequence GTGATCGATGACCTCCACGAGCTGCGCACCTTCGAGCGCATCGTGCACGGCGGCAGCCTGTCCGCCGCCGCACGGGAACTGGGGGTGTCCTTGGCCGTGGTGAGCAAGCGGCTCACCTCACTGGAGCGCCGGCTGAAGGTGCGGCTGCTCAACCGCAGTACGCGCCGCGCGTCGTTGACCGACGAAGGGACGCTGTTCCTTGCGCATTGCCGGAACGTGCTGGATGCCGTGGAGGCCGCGGAGGCTGCGTTGCAGCAGCGCCAGGACGTGGTTGCCGGCGTTCTGAGGATCACCGCGCCGAACGGGTTCGGGCGCCGGCACGTGGTCCCGGCGGTACGCAGTTTCCAGAAGGCCCACCCCGGCGTGCGGGTGCACCTGTCGCTGCGCGACGAAGTGGTGGATCTGGTGGGCGAGGGCATCGAACTGGCCCTGCGCTACGGCACGCTGGACGATTCGCGGCTGGTAGCGCGGCAACTGGCGCCCAACCGGCGGGTGCTGTGCGCATCGCCGGAGTATCTGCAGCGACGGGGCGTGCCGCGCCGCATTTCAGATCTGCAGGGGCATGACTGCATCGCCAGTGGCAATCCGCCGGTCAGCCATTGGCGCTTCCTGGAAGGCGGCCGCACCATCGCCGTGCCGCTCGATGCCACCACCCTGTGCGACGACGGCGAAGTGGCGCAGCTGATGGCGGTGCAGGGCGCCGGCATCGCACGCAAATCCATCTGGGATGTGGCGGAGGATCTGCAGGCGGGGCGGCTGGTGGAAGTGCTGCCCGACCACGCACTGGCCACCTCGCCGCTGAGCGCCGTGCATGGCCCCGGCAAGCAGCTGGCGCCCCGGGTGCGTGTGTTCCTCGACCATCTGCTGCGCCACCTGCGGACGACCATCGCCTGGCGCTACGCAACGGACGCGTAG
- the paoA gene encoding aldehyde dehydrogenase iron-sulfur subunit PaoA: protein MKLTRRQVIAGGATTVAMSAAPGASSLAAELAASPPPRPPVISTVALTVNGARRELELDTRTTLLDALREHLKLTGTKKGCDHGQCGACTVLVNGERINACLSLAVQHQGDAITTIEGLGTPDDLHPMQAAFIKHDGYQCGYCTPGQICSAVAVLDEIKRGVPSHVQADVSARPRATNMEMRERMSGNLCRCGAYSNIAEAMEEVAGVTAAGRRS from the coding sequence ATGAAGTTGACGCGTCGCCAGGTGATCGCCGGCGGCGCCACGACCGTGGCGATGTCCGCCGCACCGGGGGCGTCATCGCTCGCCGCCGAACTGGCGGCGTCCCCGCCGCCCAGGCCGCCGGTCATCAGCACGGTGGCGTTGACCGTCAACGGCGCGCGCCGGGAGCTTGAACTCGACACGCGGACCACGCTGCTCGATGCCCTGCGCGAACATCTGAAGCTGACCGGGACCAAGAAGGGCTGCGACCACGGTCAATGCGGCGCCTGTACCGTGCTGGTCAACGGTGAGCGCATCAATGCCTGCCTCAGCCTGGCGGTGCAGCACCAGGGCGATGCCATCACCACCATCGAAGGCCTCGGAACCCCCGATGACCTGCATCCGATGCAGGCCGCCTTCATCAAGCATGATGGCTACCAGTGCGGGTATTGCACGCCGGGGCAGATCTGCTCGGCGGTGGCGGTACTGGACGAGATCAAGCGCGGTGTCCCCAGCCATGTGCAGGCGGACGTCAGCGCACGGCCCCGGGCCACCAACATGGAAATGCGCGAACGCATGAGCGGCAACCTCTGCCGCTGCGGCGCCTATTCCAACATTGCCGAGGCGATGGAAGAGGTCGCTGGCGTGACCGCTGCGGGGAGGCGCTCATGA
- a CDS encoding MarR family winged helix-turn-helix transcriptional regulator, with product MTTEAELIEGAPLWPKGPTSLMHLIRRAAQRTALCWGEEVSSGLSQVQYAALIVLDEMETCDQQTLCSRVGIDKATGTYVVEKMVQADLVAARPDPENRRRKLITLTRDGRKALETTIPQARRANTQVGANLSAEEREQLGHLLSRLAGVREIDA from the coding sequence ATGACGACCGAAGCCGAACTGATCGAAGGCGCACCCCTGTGGCCGAAGGGGCCCACCTCGCTGATGCACCTGATCCGACGTGCTGCGCAGCGCACCGCCCTCTGCTGGGGAGAGGAAGTAAGCAGCGGCCTGTCGCAGGTGCAGTACGCCGCCCTGATCGTGCTGGACGAGATGGAAACCTGTGACCAGCAGACGCTCTGTAGCCGCGTCGGCATCGACAAGGCGACCGGAACCTATGTTGTCGAAAAGATGGTGCAGGCCGATCTGGTGGCAGCGCGGCCTGATCCGGAGAACCGGCGCCGCAAGCTGATCACCCTTACCCGCGATGGCCGCAAGGCGCTGGAGACCACCATCCCGCAGGCGCGGCGCGCCAACACCCAGGTGGGCGCCAACCTGTCGGCGGAGGAACGTGAGCAGCTCGGCCACCTGCTGAGCCGGTTGGCCGGAGTGCGGGAGATCGACGCGTGA